One Maridesulfovibrio bastinii DSM 16055 genomic region harbors:
- a CDS encoding DUF456 domain-containing protein, which yields MITALAIILILLMLLSLCLHVFGLPGNWVLLLLVVGWKLFQPHAMTWNFISWIAVIALIGELLEFAAQYMGGKKFGASGRGNFGAFIGAIAGAMLGAPFFFGLGALPGALIGAFAGCLILEMSHGRSFQEAQRCAWGAFWGKAFGMTVKVSLGVWMFALSVSRVWP from the coding sequence ATGATTACCGCACTGGCAATCATTTTAATACTCCTCATGCTGCTTTCACTATGTCTGCATGTATTCGGACTCCCCGGTAACTGGGTTCTCCTGCTGCTTGTTGTGGGCTGGAAACTCTTTCAGCCTCATGCAATGACATGGAATTTTATCTCATGGATTGCGGTCATTGCTCTCATTGGAGAACTACTCGAATTTGCTGCCCAATATATGGGTGGTAAAAAATTCGGTGCATCAGGACGGGGCAACTTCGGAGCTTTTATCGGAGCCATAGCCGGAGCAATGCTCGGAGCACCATTTTTTTTCGGTCTGGGAGCTTTGCCCGGAGCACTTATTGGAGCTTTCGCTGGATGCCTGATTCTGGAAATGTCGCATGGCAGAAGTTTTCAGGAAGCACAGCGATGTGCATGGGGAGCCTTCTGGGGAAAAGCTTTCGGCATGACAGTTAAAGTAA